A section of the Rhizobium sp. BG4 genome encodes:
- a CDS encoding protein-disulfide reductase DsbD domain-containing protein, whose product MKIISFTRRIIRGLGLSAAALLSLAAAAQAEMSDWVDNEGGRMRLIALPPERDGTIHGGLQIEPKPGWITYWREPGSSGIPPQITVAPESGVALKDIRYPVPKHINDGKVDDIGYDAPVVLPLTFKADGDGAPGAIKATAFIGICKELCVPFQAAFELPLSSARQSRPEEEALLEQAEKALPEEASSGFQVVSHKMSADTKELWLEIALPGGGDTAPQVIVTGPNGYVFTKQLMSKRDGKTFSTSVAIGKLPRNYALKGKTWHALVIDGGRAMETPLAFE is encoded by the coding sequence ATGAAGATTATTTCTTTTACGCGACGGATTATCCGCGGCCTCGGTCTTTCTGCCGCAGCCCTCCTCAGCCTGGCTGCCGCCGCGCAGGCGGAAATGAGCGACTGGGTCGATAACGAGGGCGGCCGGATGCGGCTGATCGCGCTGCCGCCGGAGCGCGACGGAACGATCCATGGCGGGCTGCAGATCGAGCCGAAACCCGGCTGGATCACCTATTGGCGCGAGCCCGGCAGCAGTGGTATTCCGCCGCAGATCACAGTGGCGCCCGAAAGCGGCGTGGCGCTGAAGGATATCCGCTATCCGGTGCCGAAGCATATCAACGACGGCAAGGTCGACGACATCGGCTACGACGCCCCGGTCGTATTGCCGCTGACCTTCAAGGCGGACGGCGACGGGGCGCCCGGCGCGATCAAGGCCACCGCCTTCATCGGCATCTGCAAGGAGCTCTGCGTGCCCTTCCAGGCGGCCTTCGAGTTGCCGCTTTCGAGCGCCCGGCAATCGCGCCCGGAGGAAGAGGCGTTGCTGGAACAGGCGGAGAAAGCCCTTCCCGAAGAGGCCTCGTCCGGCTTCCAGGTGGTGTCGCACAAGATGTCCGCCGACACGAAGGAGCTGTGGCTGGAGATCGCCCTACCCGGCGGCGGCGACACGGCGCCGCAGGTGATTGTCACCGGGCCGAACGGCTATGTCTTCACCAAGCAGCTGATGAGCAAGCGCGACGGCAAGACCTTCTCGACCTCGGTCGCGATCGGCAAATTGCCGCGCAACTATGCGCTCAAGGGCAAGACCTGGCATGCGCTCGTCATCGACGGCGGCCGCGCCATGGAGACACCGCTTGCCTTTGAGTGA
- a CDS encoding peroxiredoxin, with product MSIAIGDKLPAATFKEKTADGPVEISTEQLFKGKRVVLFAVPGAFTPTCTLNHLPGYLENRDTILGKGVDDIAVVAVNDWHVMSAWAQQSGGAGKIHFLADWDAGFTKALGLEADLSAGGLGVRSKRYSMLVEDGVVKSLNVEESPGQATVSGAAAMIEQL from the coding sequence ATGAGCATCGCAATCGGCGACAAGCTTCCGGCCGCCACCTTCAAGGAAAAGACCGCCGACGGCCCGGTCGAGATCTCGACCGAGCAGCTGTTCAAGGGCAAGCGCGTCGTGCTCTTCGCCGTCCCCGGCGCCTTCACGCCCACCTGCACGCTGAACCACCTGCCGGGCTATCTCGAAAACCGCGACACCATTCTCGGCAAGGGCGTCGATGACATCGCCGTCGTCGCCGTCAACGACTGGCACGTGATGAGCGCCTGGGCACAGCAGTCCGGCGGCGCCGGCAAGATCCACTTCCTGGCCGACTGGGACGCCGGCTTCACCAAGGCGCTCGGCCTCGAAGCCGACCTCTCCGCCGGCGGCCTCGGCGTCCGCTCCAAACGCTACTCGATGCTCGTCGAAGACGGCGTCGTGAAGTCGCTCAACGTCGAGGAAAGCCCGGGCCAGGCAACGGTTTCGGGTGCAGCTGCGATGATCGAGCAGCTTTGA
- a CDS encoding type II toxin-antitoxin system ParD family antitoxin yields MKVSIEKQWEDFVEKLVARGRYRSPEEVVTTGLSLVAQREARLKKLRDIIDASIATGGDVSDDELGAALAARIAGLKTQR; encoded by the coding sequence ATGAAGGTTTCGATCGAAAAGCAGTGGGAGGATTTTGTCGAGAAATTGGTAGCGCGGGGGCGCTATCGCTCACCTGAAGAGGTCGTCACCACAGGATTGAGCCTCGTCGCGCAGCGGGAGGCGCGGCTGAAAAAGCTGCGCGATATCATTGATGCTTCCATCGCGACCGGTGGCGACGTCAGCGACGACGAGCTGGGTGCTGCGTTGGCAGCGCGGATAGCTGGCCTAAAAACTCAACGCTAG
- a CDS encoding ABC transporter ATP-binding protein codes for MSVPLIELENVTVTYDRHPAVHHVSGSIREGSLTAIAGPNGAGKSTLLKALVGELRPAAGMIRHRLARLDFGYLPQAADINRRFPISVLDTVMLGAWRQAGAFGRVSEAERLKALEALSAVGLDGFDNRHIGSLSAGQFQRVLFARLLLQDARVILLDEPFTAIDARTTRDLLDIVARWHGDGRTVIAVLHDFEQVRAHFPETMLIARELIGWGPTSEVMSAANLMTARAMAERWDEEAAICEPAA; via the coding sequence GTGAGTGTTCCCCTGATCGAGCTTGAGAATGTCACCGTTACCTATGACCGGCATCCGGCGGTGCATCATGTCTCCGGCAGCATCCGCGAGGGTAGCCTGACGGCGATTGCCGGGCCGAATGGGGCGGGGAAGTCGACGCTTTTGAAGGCGCTGGTGGGGGAGCTGAGACCGGCGGCCGGGATGATCCGGCATCGGCTGGCGCGGCTTGATTTCGGCTATCTGCCGCAGGCGGCCGATATAAACCGGCGGTTTCCGATCTCGGTTCTCGATACCGTGATGCTCGGCGCATGGCGGCAGGCGGGTGCGTTCGGGCGCGTTTCGGAGGCCGAACGGCTGAAGGCGCTGGAGGCGCTTTCGGCGGTCGGGCTCGATGGTTTCGACAATCGGCATATCGGCTCGCTGTCGGCCGGGCAGTTTCAGCGCGTGCTGTTCGCGCGGCTGCTGCTGCAGGATGCCCGGGTGATCCTGCTCGACGAGCCATTTACCGCAATCGATGCGCGCACCACGCGCGACCTTCTCGATATCGTCGCCCGCTGGCATGGCGACGGGCGCACGGTGATTGCCGTGCTGCACGATTTCGAACAGGTGCGGGCGCATTTTCCCGAGACGATGCTGATCGCCCGCGAGCTGATCGGCTGGGGGCCGACATCCGAAGTGATGTCGGCGGCGAACCTGATGACGGCGCGGGCGATGGCCGAGCGCTGGGACGAGGAAGCCGCCATCTGCGAGCCTGCCGCATGA
- a CDS encoding metal ABC transporter permease, whose protein sequence is MTAYDIFLAPFADYGFMRRALVACLCLGLGSGPIGVFLMLRRMSLMGDAMSHAVLPGAAIGYLVAGSLSLTAMGIGGLVAGLSVALLSGVVSRMTVLQEDASFASFYLASLALGVLIVSLRGSNIDLLHVLFGTILAIDTPALTQIGTIASITLLALAVIYRPLVTECFDPGYLRAVGGRGPLYHFLFLLLVVLNLVASFQALGTLMAVGLMMLPAAIAQLWSRSLPQMMVISVLSATASGYLGLIASYHLELASGPTIIMTAASLYTLSILFAPSGIARRLFPRPHLKG, encoded by the coding sequence ATGACCGCCTACGACATCTTTCTCGCACCCTTCGCCGATTATGGCTTCATGCGCCGGGCGCTCGTCGCCTGCCTCTGCCTCGGGCTCGGATCCGGTCCGATCGGCGTCTTCCTGATGCTGCGGCGGATGAGCCTGATGGGCGATGCGATGAGCCATGCGGTGCTGCCGGGGGCGGCGATCGGCTATCTGGTCGCGGGCTCGCTGTCGCTGACGGCGATGGGGATCGGCGGGCTGGTGGCCGGGCTGTCGGTGGCGTTGCTTTCGGGCGTCGTCAGCCGCATGACCGTGCTGCAGGAGGATGCGAGCTTTGCCAGTTTCTACCTTGCATCATTGGCGCTCGGGGTGCTGATCGTCTCGCTGCGGGGCTCGAATATCGATCTGCTGCATGTGCTGTTCGGCACCATCCTGGCGATCGATACGCCGGCGCTCACCCAGATCGGCACGATCGCCTCGATCACGCTGCTGGCGCTGGCGGTGATCTACCGGCCGCTGGTCACCGAATGTTTCGATCCCGGCTATCTGCGCGCCGTCGGCGGCCGTGGACCGCTTTATCACTTCCTGTTCCTGCTGCTCGTCGTGCTCAATCTGGTGGCCAGCTTCCAGGCGCTCGGCACGCTGATGGCCGTCGGCCTGATGATGCTGCCGGCGGCGATTGCCCAGCTCTGGTCGCGCAGCCTGCCGCAGATGATGGTGATCTCCGTCCTCAGCGCCACGGCGTCCGGCTATCTCGGCCTGATCGCCTCCTACCATCTCGAGCTCGCCTCCGGACCGACGATCATCATGACGGCGGCGAGCCTCTACACGCTTTCGATCCTCTTTGCGCCCTCCGGCATTGCCCGGCGCCTTTTCCCCCGCCCCCATCTCAAGGGCTGA
- a CDS encoding zinc ABC transporter substrate-binding protein: protein MLSRRLLLSAALPALLAASAMPASAETLKVVASFTVLADVVKQVGGDHVSVTSLVGPNGDPHEFEPSPADAKHLKAAEVTFVSGEGLEGWMDRLITASGYKGTPVTASEGINTRTMEEDGKTVTDPHVWNSPVNVKVWVVNIEKALSAADPADAAAFKTNADRYTKTLDELDAYAHSKFDKVADDRRKVLTSHDAFGYFGREYQVSFLAPLGVSTESEASAADVAKLIEQIKAENVKTYFFENSNDPRLVKQVAKATGAKPGGELYVESLSDAKGPAPTYEKMFRYNVDQIAAAMAKSS from the coding sequence ATGCTTTCCCGCAGATTACTTCTTTCCGCCGCGCTGCCGGCGCTGCTTGCCGCCTCGGCGATGCCGGCTTCGGCCGAAACGCTGAAGGTCGTCGCCTCCTTCACCGTGCTTGCCGATGTCGTCAAGCAGGTCGGCGGCGATCATGTCAGCGTCACCAGCCTCGTCGGCCCGAACGGCGACCCCCATGAATTCGAGCCCTCGCCCGCCGATGCCAAGCACCTGAAGGCAGCCGAGGTCACCTTCGTCAGCGGCGAAGGCCTGGAAGGCTGGATGGACCGGCTGATCACCGCTTCCGGCTACAAGGGCACGCCGGTCACGGCTTCCGAAGGCATCAACACGCGGACGATGGAAGAGGACGGCAAGACCGTGACCGATCCGCATGTCTGGAACAGCCCGGTCAACGTCAAGGTCTGGGTGGTGAATATCGAGAAGGCGCTTTCGGCTGCCGATCCGGCCGATGCCGCCGCCTTCAAGACGAATGCCGACCGCTACACGAAGACGCTCGACGAACTCGATGCCTATGCGCATTCGAAATTTGACAAAGTCGCCGACGATCGCCGCAAGGTGCTGACCAGCCACGACGCCTTCGGCTATTTCGGCCGCGAGTATCAGGTGAGCTTCCTGGCGCCGCTCGGCGTTTCCACCGAGAGCGAAGCCTCGGCTGCCGACGTCGCCAAGCTGATCGAGCAGATCAAGGCCGAGAACGTGAAGACCTACTTCTTCGAAAACTCGAACGACCCGCGCCTCGTCAAGCAGGTGGCGAAGGCAACCGGCGCAAAGCCCGGCGGCGAGCTCTATGTGGAATCGCTCTCGGACGCCAAGGGACCGGCCCCGACCTATGAGAAGATGTTCCGCTACAATGTCGACCAGATCGCCGCGGCGATGGCAAAGTCGAGCTGA
- a CDS encoding Dabb family protein, with amino-acid sequence MILHCVFLRLKAAMTGEEKQALFGSVVALQQVIPGIIDIKHGPNVSPEGLHGGFVEGFVVTFESPEARDAYLIHPEHVAVGEKIVESVDGGLGGLLVFDLNV; translated from the coding sequence ATGATCCTGCATTGCGTATTTCTGCGGCTGAAGGCCGCCATGACCGGCGAAGAGAAGCAGGCACTGTTCGGCTCGGTCGTTGCGCTGCAGCAGGTCATTCCGGGGATCATCGACATCAAGCATGGCCCGAACGTCTCGCCGGAAGGCTTGCATGGCGGCTTCGTCGAAGGCTTCGTGGTCACCTTCGAGAGCCCGGAAGCGCGTGACGCCTATCTCATCCATCCTGAACATGTCGCGGTCGGCGAGAAGATCGTCGAATCCGTCGATGGCGGCCTCGGCGGCCTCCTGGTCTTCGACCTCAACGTCTGA
- a CDS encoding FAD-binding oxidoreductase, whose amino-acid sequence MDDMNLTTLQKGHKVMRADAIEALAAGLRGRLITKADSDYDEARTIWNAMIDRKPGMIVRCAGASDVIKAVRFAHDNHLLLAVRGGGHNIAGNAVCEGGVMIDLSAMRSVWVDPATRRMRVEPGATLADVDAETQAFGMVLPTGINSTTGIAGLTLGGGFGWTTRKYGLTLDNLISMDVVTADGKLRRVSEKEDPDLFWALRGGGGNFGVVTSFEFRLHDLPGNVLAGLVVHAFADAEMVLKQYRAALEKAPDELTCWAVMRQAPPLPFLPAEWHGKEVLVLAMCYCGDLAAGQAATAELRGIGKPIADVVGPVPFAAWQQAFDPLLTPGARNYWKSQDFAALSDQAIAVLLDAVRKLPGPECEIFVGHVGGAAGRIAGEATAFPQRSSHFIMNVHGRWRDKAMDQKGIAWARGLFEATKPHAIGTAYINFMPEDEADRVEKAYGKNYRRLAEIKRHYDPENLFRMNQNVKPLPEMRAAS is encoded by the coding sequence ATGGATGATATGAACCTCACGACCCTGCAGAAGGGCCATAAAGTCATGCGCGCCGATGCGATCGAGGCCCTTGCGGCGGGATTGCGCGGACGGTTGATCACCAAGGCGGATAGCGACTACGACGAAGCCCGGACGATCTGGAATGCGATGATCGACCGCAAGCCGGGGATGATCGTGCGCTGCGCCGGCGCCAGCGACGTCATCAAGGCTGTCCGCTTCGCCCATGACAATCACCTGCTGCTCGCGGTGCGCGGCGGCGGCCATAACATTGCCGGCAATGCCGTCTGCGAGGGCGGCGTGATGATCGATCTCTCGGCGATGCGGTCCGTCTGGGTCGATCCGGCGACGCGGCGCATGCGGGTGGAGCCCGGTGCCACGCTTGCCGATGTCGATGCGGAAACGCAGGCTTTCGGCATGGTTCTGCCGACCGGCATCAACTCGACGACGGGTATTGCCGGCCTGACGCTCGGCGGCGGCTTCGGCTGGACGACGCGCAAATACGGGCTGACGCTCGACAACCTGATCTCGATGGATGTCGTCACCGCTGACGGCAAGCTGAGACGGGTCAGCGAAAAGGAGGATCCCGATCTCTTCTGGGCGCTGCGCGGTGGCGGCGGCAATTTCGGCGTCGTGACCTCCTTCGAATTCCGCCTGCACGATCTGCCCGGCAATGTGCTCGCGGGCCTCGTCGTTCATGCCTTTGCCGATGCCGAGATGGTGCTGAAGCAGTATCGCGCCGCACTCGAGAAGGCGCCGGACGAGCTGACCTGCTGGGCGGTGATGCGCCAGGCGCCGCCCCTGCCCTTCCTGCCCGCCGAATGGCACGGCAAGGAAGTCCTGGTGCTCGCCATGTGCTATTGCGGCGATCTCGCCGCTGGACAGGCAGCAACGGCGGAGCTTCGCGGGATCGGCAAGCCGATCGCCGATGTCGTGGGGCCGGTGCCCTTCGCCGCCTGGCAGCAGGCCTTCGATCCGCTGCTGACGCCTGGCGCCCGAAACTACTGGAAGAGCCAGGATTTCGCGGCGCTCTCCGATCAGGCGATTGCCGTGCTGCTCGATGCGGTGCGCAAGCTGCCGGGGCCGGAATGCGAAATCTTCGTCGGCCATGTCGGCGGTGCCGCCGGCCGGATCGCCGGCGAGGCGACGGCTTTCCCGCAGCGCAGCTCGCATTTCATCATGAACGTCCATGGGCGCTGGCGCGACAAAGCCATGGATCAGAAAGGGATCGCCTGGGCGCGAGGGCTTTTCGAAGCCACCAAGCCGCATGCGATCGGCACGGCCTATATCAACTTCATGCCCGAGGACGAGGCAGACCGGGTGGAGAAGGCCTATGGGAAGAACTACCGGCGGCTGGCCGAGATCAAGCGGCACTACGACCCGGAAAACCTGTTCCGCATGAACCAGAACGTCAAGCCACTGCCGGAGATGCGGGCGGCAAGCTGA
- a CDS encoding diguanylate cyclase → MNTTWQILIGNLAIVALVISIWAHIYFRFRLMTDLQTKLAFGAVMGAGTMASMMMSVPLSNGVFIDLRYSLVAISALFGGAPSATLTIPLAVAFRLQMGGAGALDGMISIACVGAVSLTLRVLQKRRKARLADTFILGALVSVTLLATMLVLPAQISAMALQLVGVPAVVLNFGAIIVAGALLLQFEHMALDRDLLTAALTQTPDFQYVKNRDSVFVVVNRNVAEHHHFTSPEAMVGATDFHIATQRRAEVLFAEEQALMRSGEALINKIEPLQQGDKEHWFRTSKVPLRDRDGIVIGLAGVTRDITEERSIERELRANRNMLSHAMSGMSDGFAMYDPKGDLVYANPQYAHLFPLSGVVRVAGFNIRDILRKAVETQERRSFPAEIDEEWIETAARDLHRDKDEEIDLYDGRWLSLRTRMTADGMALVVVSDVTAMKQAEHSLRAVADRMKSLAETDGLTGIVNRRAFDEALALALARSVRERTPLSLLMIDVDRFKAYNDTYGHLAGDECLKAVTDCLRKAARRDTDIVARFGGEEFVVLMPEADEADACRVAEQFRDALHALNLPHTGSEFGRVTASAGIAVKQSRARATTPAEFMQHADEALYDAKRNGRDRISIWESPASARTANG, encoded by the coding sequence ATGAATACAACCTGGCAAATACTGATCGGCAATCTTGCCATCGTTGCACTTGTGATCTCGATCTGGGCTCACATCTATTTCCGATTCCGGCTGATGACCGACCTGCAGACGAAGCTTGCCTTCGGCGCGGTGATGGGCGCCGGGACGATGGCTTCGATGATGATGTCGGTGCCGCTCAGCAATGGCGTCTTCATCGACCTGCGCTATTCGCTGGTCGCCATCTCCGCGCTGTTCGGCGGCGCGCCTTCCGCCACTCTGACGATCCCGCTGGCCGTCGCCTTCCGCCTGCAGATGGGTGGCGCCGGCGCGCTTGACGGAATGATCAGCATTGCCTGCGTCGGTGCGGTGTCGCTGACGCTGCGGGTGCTGCAGAAGCGCCGCAAGGCAAGGCTTGCCGATACGTTCATTCTCGGCGCGCTGGTTTCCGTCACGCTGCTGGCGACGATGCTGGTCCTGCCGGCGCAGATCAGCGCCATGGCGTTGCAGCTGGTGGGCGTGCCTGCTGTCGTGCTGAATTTCGGCGCGATCATCGTTGCCGGTGCGCTGCTCCTGCAGTTCGAGCATATGGCACTGGACCGCGATCTCTTGACCGCAGCGCTGACGCAGACGCCGGATTTCCAATATGTGAAGAACCGCGACAGCGTCTTCGTCGTCGTCAACCGCAATGTCGCCGAGCATCATCATTTCACCTCGCCGGAAGCGATGGTGGGCGCCACCGATTTCCACATCGCCACCCAGCGCCGCGCCGAAGTCCTGTTTGCCGAAGAGCAGGCGCTGATGCGCAGCGGCGAAGCGCTGATCAACAAGATCGAGCCGCTGCAGCAGGGCGACAAGGAGCACTGGTTCCGCACCTCGAAAGTGCCGCTGCGCGACCGCGACGGCATCGTCATCGGCCTTGCGGGCGTCACCCGCGACATTACCGAGGAGCGCAGCATCGAGCGCGAGCTGCGCGCGAACCGCAACATGCTCTCGCACGCGATGTCCGGCATGTCCGATGGCTTTGCGATGTACGATCCGAAGGGCGACCTCGTTTACGCCAACCCGCAATATGCGCATCTCTTCCCGCTTTCCGGCGTGGTGCGCGTTGCCGGTTTCAACATTCGCGACATCCTGCGCAAGGCGGTCGAGACGCAGGAGCGCCGCAGCTTCCCCGCCGAGATCGACGAAGAGTGGATCGAGACCGCAGCACGCGACCTGCATCGCGACAAGGACGAGGAAATCGACCTCTATGACGGCCGCTGGCTGAGCCTGCGCACCCGCATGACCGCCGATGGCATGGCGCTCGTCGTCGTCTCCGACGTGACCGCGATGAAGCAGGCCGAGCATTCGCTGCGCGCCGTTGCCGACCGGATGAAGAGCCTTGCCGAGACCGACGGCCTGACCGGCATCGTCAACCGCCGCGCCTTCGACGAGGCCCTCGCATTGGCGCTCGCCCGCAGTGTGCGCGAGCGCACGCCACTCAGCCTGCTGATGATCGATGTCGACCGCTTCAAGGCCTATAACGACACCTACGGGCACCTGGCCGGCGACGAATGCCTGAAGGCTGTCACCGACTGCCTGCGCAAGGCGGCCCGGCGCGATACCGATATCGTCGCCCGCTTCGGCGGCGAGGAATTCGTCGTGCTGATGCCCGAAGCCGACGAGGCGGATGCCTGCCGTGTTGCCGAACAGTTCCGCGATGCGCTGCATGCGCTGAACCTGCCGCATACGGGCAGCGAGTTCGGACGGGTAACGGCGAGTGCCGGCATTGCCGTCAAGCAGAGCCGTGCCCGCGCGACGACGCCTGCCGAGTTCATGCAGCATGCCGACGAGGCGCTTTACGACGCCAAGCGCAATGGCCGCGACCGGATCTCGATCTGGGAATCGCCCGCCAGTGCACGGACGGCAAACGGCTAG